TCAGATTCAATTTGTATTTTTTTGAGGCGCAGGGGAGGTATTTATATCCCGCCATATGTGCTTTCTCGCTTCTCTTCAATGGTGGATTGGAAAAGATTAATCGTTTTCTGCCCTATATCTTCTATTTATATCTTCTGCCTCTTGCCTTCCTCTCGCTTTCACTCCTTTAGTAAATATTCTCTTTACTATTCCTCTTAAATCTTTTAAAATAAAGTAATCTATACTTTACAACTGGTTAAGGAGGGAGATTGAAATGAACGAAAACACCTTTTTAGCGTTTCTTGTGTTTGCCTCCCTGACCTTTGCAATCGCTCATCCAGGGGATGTGCTCTCTCTTCATCCGGATAACCCCCACTATTTCCTCTTCAGAGGAAAGCCCACCGTTATCGTTGGTTCTGGTGAGCATTATGGGGCTGTTCTCAACCTCGCTTTTGACTATATCGCCTACCTTGACGAGCTGAAAGCAAATGGATTGAATCACACCCGCCTATTCTCGGGCGTCTATAGGGAAATCCCTTCTTCTTTCGGCATCACTGATAACACTCTTGCTCCAACCGCTGAGAATTACATCTGCCCCTGGCCGCGTAGCGATGTTCCGGGGGCGGTTGATGGAGGGAATAAGTTTGATTTATCAAAATGGAATCCCGCTTATTTCAAGCGTTTAAAGGATTTCGTTAACCAGGCGAGCAAGAGAGGAATCATCGTGGAGGTAAACCTTTTCTGTCCATTTTATGGCGATGACCTTTGGGAAATAAACCCTATGAATGCGAAGAACAACATAAACGGGATAGGGAATTGCCATAGGGAAGAAGTTTACACCCTTAAGCATAAGGATTTAACGGCTCTTCAGGAAGCGGTGACGAGGAAAATCGTTGAAGAGCTAAAGGATGCGGATAACATCTACTATGAGATATGCAACGAGCCTTATTTTGGAGGGGTAACCATGGAGTGGCAGCGGCATATTGTGGATGTGATAGTGGAGACGGAGAAGAATTTCCCCAAAAAGCATCTCATATCAATGAACATAGCTAATGGTTCAGCGAAGATAGAGAATCCCCATCCTGCTGTTTCCATATTCAATTTTCATTACGCCTATCCTCCTGACGCGGTAGCCATTAACTATCACCTGAACAAGGTGATTGGGGAGAACGAGACGGGGTTTAGAGGGAAGGACGATGTTTTATATCGCACCGAGGGCTGGGATTTCATAATCGCTGGAGGTGCTCTTTACAGTCACTTGGATTATTCCTTTTCCACCCATCACCCGAGGGGAGATTTGCTTGACTATCAATCTCCTGGTGGAGGAAGTCCCACATTGAGGAAACAGTTGAAAATCCTCAAGGATTTCATTCACAGCTTTGATTTCATTAAGATGGCTCCTGGGAACGAAGTTATAAAGGGAGTGAGTGAGGGTGTTAAGGCGAGGGCTTTGGTGGAGAAGG
This window of the bacterium genome carries:
- a CDS encoding cellulase family glycosylhydrolase is translated as MNENTFLAFLVFASLTFAIAHPGDVLSLHPDNPHYFLFRGKPTVIVGSGEHYGAVLNLAFDYIAYLDELKANGLNHTRLFSGVYREIPSSFGITDNTLAPTAENYICPWPRSDVPGAVDGGNKFDLSKWNPAYFKRLKDFVNQASKRGIIVEVNLFCPFYGDDLWEINPMNAKNNINGIGNCHREEVYTLKHKDLTALQEAVTRKIVEELKDADNIYYEICNEPYFGGVTMEWQRHIVDVIVETEKNFPKKHLISMNIANGSAKIENPHPAVSIFNFHYAYPPDAVAINYHLNKVIGENETGFRGKDDVLYRTEGWDFIIAGGALYSHLDYSFSTHHPRGDLLDYQSPGGGSPTLRKQLKILKDFIHSFDFIKMAPGNEVIKGVSEGVKARALVEKGKQYAIYIHEPPQAGKEGKEREVEITIELPEGTYRYEWLNTKTGNVEKRGNFRHTGGYRTFISPIFKEDIALRILRR